A portion of the Thermothelomyces thermophilus ATCC 42464 chromosome 5, complete sequence genome contains these proteins:
- a CDS encoding glycoside hydrolase family 11 protein (CAZy_ID 270025), with product MLTPTEHSAITYTGEYNASGPGYLAVYGWTRNPLIEYYIIEAHADLAPNEPWTSKGNFSFEEGEYEVFTSTRVNKPSIEGTRTFQQYWSLRKEQRVGGTVTTQRHFEEWAKLGMKLGNHDYVILATEGYTANGGSGSSGHSSITLQ from the coding sequence ATGCTAACGCCTACGGAACACAGCGCCATCACGTACACCGGCGAATACAACGCCAGCGGCCCCGGCTACCTCGCCGTCTACGGGTGGACCCGCAACCCGCTGATTGAATACTACATCATCGAGGCCCATGCCGACCTCGCCCCCAACGAGCCGTGGACATCCAAGGGTAATTTCAGCTTCGAGGAGGGCGAGTACGAGGTCTTCACCAGCACCCGCGTCAACAAGCCGTCCATCGAGGGCACCAGGACTTTTCAGCAGTACTGGTCGCTGCGCAAGGAGCAGCGGGTCGGCGGCACCGTCACCACCCAGAGGCACTTTGAAGAGTGGGCCAAGCTGGGCATGAAGCTGGGCAATCATGACTATGTCATCCTGGCGACCGAAGGATACACTGCCAACGGAGGATCCGGTAGCAGCGGGCACTCGAGCATTACTCTGCAGTAG
- a CDS encoding glycoside hydrolase family 11 protein (CAZy_ID 270026), whose amino-acid sequence MVKLSLIAASLVAPSVLAGPLIGPKTQTESQLNPRQGGYNYFQNWSEGGSNIRCNNGPGGSYTADWNSRGGFVCGKGWSYGGNR is encoded by the coding sequence ATGGTCAAGCTCTCTCTCATCGCAGCGAGCCTTGTGGCACCTAGCGTGCTTGCGGGTCCTCTCATCGGCCCCAAGACGCAAACCGAGAGCCAGCTGAACCCGCGTCAAGGCGGCTACAACTACTTCCAGAATTGGTCCGAGGGAGGCAGCAATATCCGCTGCAACAACGGCCCTGGGGGTTCCTACACGGCCGACTGGAACAGCAGGGGCGGCTTCGTCTGTGGCAAGGGCTGGAGCTATGGAGGCAATCGGTGA